In Lotus japonicus ecotype B-129 chromosome 5, LjGifu_v1.2, one genomic interval encodes:
- the LOC130717305 gene encoding protein LIGHT-DEPENDENT SHORT HYPOCOTYLS 4-like gives MNSLQDFDSTVLNNTINFSTTLTPGTSSTSNFTSSSASSPPQQPPPSSSTATLSRYENQKRRDWNTFGQYLRNHRPPLTLSRCSGAHVLEFLRYLDQFGKTKVHTQLCPFFGHPNPPAPCPCPLRQAWGSLDALIGRLRAAFEENGGKPEANPFGARAVRLYLREVRDSQAKARGISYEKKKRKRPQPQLQPQQQPPALPPSNAS, from the coding sequence ATGAATTCCCTTCAAGACTTTGACTCTACAGTACTCAACAACACCATCAACTTCAGCACCACACTCACACCAGGCACCTCAAGCACCTCCAATTTCACCTCATCATCAGCCTCATCACCACcacaacaaccaccaccatcatcctcCACCGCCACTCTCAGCCGCTACGAGAACCAAAAACGCCGAGACTGGAACACGTTCGGCCAGTACCTCCGCAATCACCGTCCTCCACTCACCCTCTCTCGCTGCAGCGGCGCTCACGTCCTTGAATTCCTCCGCTACCTCGACCAGTTCGGGAAAACTAAGGTTCACACGCAGCTCTGTCCCTTCTTTGGCCACCCGAACCCACCTGCACCGTGCCCTTGCCCTCTCCGGCAAGCTTGGGGGAGCCTCGACGCGCTTATCGGAAGACTCAGAGCTGCTTTTGAAGAGAATGGTGGGAAACCGGAGGCTAACCCTTTTGGTGCTCGTGCAGTGAGGCTCTACCTGCGTGAAGTGCGTGATTCGCAGGCGAAAGCGCGAGGGATTAGCTACGAGAAGAAGAAGCGCAAGCGTCCACAACCGCAATTGCAGCCGCAACAACAACCTCCTGCATTGCCACCATCAAATGCAAGTTAG